The proteins below are encoded in one region of Scophthalmus maximus strain ysfricsl-2021 chromosome 4, ASM2237912v1, whole genome shotgun sequence:
- the ttc17 gene encoding tetratricopeptide repeat protein 17 yields the protein MADTREICPESLPRRGNCPRESSLRGGLFVLLCALLADSAGATTHWVVTEDGKIQQQVDSPLNLKHPHDVVIFMRQEARVNYLKKLEKQLVAQKIHIEENEDRDTGLEQRHYKEDADCVMAKVPLGDLDLYDGTYISLEGKDISPEDYVDSRSALPPDLEKPDCARAFELPYSIHAFQHLRGVQERANLTSPLLSKEDPIFSALSQKLGRSVDEVGHRIHQGLLRNSSSWVLYNMASFYWRMKNEPQKAVDCVVRALHFSPRLHKDVALVNMANVLHRAHFSADAAILAHAALDLTSDLFTSHYTLGNIYAMLGEYNHSVLCYEQALQAQPGFEQALRRKHAVLCQQKLEQRLEAQHRSLQRTLNELKEYQKQHDHYLRQQEALDKHKLLQEEQILRNIIHETQMAKEAQLGNHQMCLLGQQQRSLYCPFDLPVRYHRGDLFEHVHYVQFGEEVSVASSVALVSERNSNQTAASPQLHPSVSGDQDPAAALWGVHHEHTQDVQRMLWPQRTDCAHEYPSVPPAHLLPTYYLPPETHALSQVATLLYGTSDPPQTAALPDCGPIPKPYPALLPAALDLPLEEKQLPDPFASKILQLRSGGWSLEQIGSRVAEAMKQATIPRWQVHNEAALFWRAKGNGSRALQCLRQVLSSAPPSHRHLPLTNAANLLLHHGLTTHAQTLLEQALALNQSEPHALLSLVSVHLAQGNVTGALALFRHTLLTALSSSSSFSSFAGCEQCRTGLPLLRCLQFYPFLYNLSHRQPCPQGAACMAVEDLGIQLEEWEEEKQEAPAISALEDSLLFEKVILDSNGSGETAGQHRAPPSASAASKMAAPFGGGAVEAEEEWQLKEDLMGAFEGALDVGGKRGDLRGIRVLKNDRVMGARAGGGPCFGNCEDDEGAEWITFQVKRVRKNKVDGTEGLSSSDDGQNGESLPGGHSVLEISGPTIPSPGPSGRWRDYTSLGWPGPEECQRTRRVDLTTVASTWLAVSAKNIDITEHIDFATPLQEPAAEPLCNANLATSMHTLDHLAGVANRAAIHYTGESQLREVLQNLGKDKFLPQSFEQVGTRIAKVLEKNQTSWVLSSMAALYWRVKGQGKRAIDCLRQALNYAPHNMKDVPLISLANIFQNARLWEDALTVARMAVEIAPHFVVNHFTLANVYIAMEEFEKAMRWYESTLKLQPEFAPAKDRLRTIQCYLLTKRERRQP from the exons ATGGCGGACACCAGGGAAATCTGCCCCGAGTCTCTGCCCCGTCGCGGCAACTGTCCGCGAGAGTCGTCGCTCCGGGGTGGGCTGTTCGTGCTCCTCTGCGCGCTGCTGGCGGACTCCGCCGGAGCCACGACCCACTGGGTCGTCACGGAGGACGGGAAGATCCAACAACAG GTCGACTCACCTTTGAATCTGAAGCATCCACACGACGTTGTGATCTTCATGAGGCAAGAGGCCCGCGTTAACTACCTCAAGAAGctcgag AAGCAGCTCGTGGCACAGAAAATCCACATCGAGGAGAACGAGGACCGGGACACGGGGCTCGAGCAGAGACACTACAAAGAAGACGCGGACTGCGTCATGGCCAAGGTTCCCCTGGGAGACCTGGACCTGTACGATGGCACTTACATCTCATTGGAAGGCAAAGACATCAG TCCCGAAGACTATGTGGATTCCCGGTCAGCTCTGCCTCCAGATCTAGAAAAGCCTGACTGTGCGAGAGCGTTTGAACTACCTTACAGTATCCATGCTTTCCAGCACCTCAGG GGCGTGCAGGAGAGAGCAAACTTGACCTCCCCTCTTCTTTCCAAGGAGGATCCCATTTTTAGTGCACTGTCTCAAAAGCTAGGCCGCAGTGTCGATGAGGTGGGCCACCGCATCCATCAAGGTTTACTGAGG AATTCGTCGTCCTGGGTGCTATACAACATGGCGTCATTTTACTGGCGTATGAAGAACGAGCCTCAGAAGGCAGTGGACTGCGTCGTCCGTGCTCTGCATTTCTCCCCGAG GCTGCACAAGGATGTAGCCCTGGTCAACATGGCCAACGTCCTGCACCGCGCCCATTTCTCAGCAGACGCTGCTATTCTCGCCCACGCTGCCCTGGACCTCACGTCTGACCTCTTCACCAGCCACTACACCTTAGGCAACATTTATGCT ATGCTCGGGGAATACAACCACTCGGTGCTGTGCTACGAGCAGGCGCTGCAGGCCCAGCCGGGCTTCGAGCAGGCCCTGAGGAGGAAGCACGCCGTGCTCTGTCAGCAGAAGCTGGAGCAGCGACTCGAAGCCCAGCACAG ATCCCTGCAGCGGACGCTGAATGAGCTGAAGGAGTACCAGAAGCAGCACGATCACTACCTCCGCCAGCAGGAGGCACTGGACAAGCacaagctgctgcaggaagagcAGATCCTACGCAACATTATCCACGAGACCCAGATGGCCAAGGAAGCCCAACTCG GGAACCATCAGATGTGTCTGCTGGGTCAGCAGCAGCGCAGCCTCTACTGCCCCTTCGACCTGCCTGTGCGCTATCACCGGGGCGATCTGTTCGAGCACGTCCACTACGTCCAG TTCGGAGAGGAGGTGTCGGTCGCGTCAAGCGTGGCGCTTGTGTCAGAGCGGAACTCCAACCAGACAGCAGCCAGTCCCCAGCTCCACCCCTCTGTGTCCGGAGACCAAGACCCTGCTGCTGCCCTGTGGGGCGTCCATCACGAGCACACACAG gaCGTCCAGAGGATGCTGTGGCCTCAGAGGACCGACTGTGCCCACGAGTACCCAAGTGTTCCCCCTGCTCACCTGCTCCCCACCTACTACCTTCCACCTGAAACTCATGCCCTCAG CCAAGTGGCGACTCTCCTCTATGGGACGAGCGATCCTCCTCAGACGGCGGCTCTGCCAGACTGTGGTCCCATCCCCAAACCGTATCCAGCCCTCCTGCCAGCCGCACTAGACTTGCCGCTGGAAGAGAAGCAACTGCCAGATCCCTTTGCctccaag ataCTGCAGCTTCGCAGTGGAGGATGGTCACTGGAGCAGATTGGCTCCAGAGTAGCTGAAGCTATgaagcag GCCACTATCCCCCGCTGGCAGGTCCACAATGAGGCGGCTCTGTTCTGGCGAGCCAAAGGCAACGGCAGCCGTGCCCTGCAGTGCCTGCGCCAAGTGCTGAGCTCGGCTCCGCCTTCCCACCGCCACTTGCCCCTCACCAACGCCGctaacctgctgctgcaccacggCTTGACCACCCACGCACAAACACTGCTGGAGCAAGCGCTGGCGCTCAATCAATCGGAG ccCCACGCTCTGCTCAGTCTGGTGAGCGTGCACTTGGCCCAGGGCAATGTGACAGGTGCTCTGGCCTTGTTCCGCCACACTCTGCTGACGGctctttcctcctcatcctccttctcgTCCTTTGCCGGCTGTGAGCAGTGTCGCACCGGCCTGCCTCTGCTGCGCTGTCTGCAGTTCTACCCCTTCCTTTACAACCTTTCACACAGACAGCCCTGCCCAC AGGGCGCTGCCTGCATGGCGGTGGAAGACCTCGGAATACAACTGGAGGaatgggaggaagagaagcaggaggCACCGGCCATTTCTGCACTGGAGGACTCGTTACTGTTTGAGA AGGTCATCTTAGACAGTAACGGTTCCGGTGAGACGGCCGGACAGCACCGGGCTCCACCCTCGGCCTCTGCCGCGTCTAAAATGGCCGCCCCATTTGGAGGCGGGGCAGtggaagcggaggaggagtgGCAGCTGAAGGAGGACCTGATGGGAGCCTTCGAGGGAGCGCTGGATGTCGGAGGCAAACGCGGGGACCTGCGAGGCATCAGGGTGCTGAAGAACGACCGCGTCATGGGTGCCCGCGCCGGTGGCGGGCCCTGCTTCGGAAACTGCGAAGACGATGAGGGAGCCGAGTGG ATCACATTCCAGGTGAAGCGAGTCAGGAAGAACAAGGTGGATGGGACAGAGGGTCTTTCCAGCTCTGACGACGGGCAGAACGGGGAGTCGCTGCCCGGAGGACACTCCGTCCTGGAGATCAGCGGGCCGACTATACCATCGCCCGGCCCTTCAG gTCGATGGAGGGACTACACAAGTCTTGGCTGGCCCGGGCCGGAGGAGTGCCAGCGGACACGAAGGGTCGACCTCACCACTGTAGCCAGCACCTGGTTGGCTGTCTCTGCCAAGAACATCGA CATCACGGAGCACATAGACTTTGCCACACCACTCCAGGAGCCGGCAGCCGAACCTTTATGCAACGCCAACCTTGCCACCAGCATGCACACCCTCGACCACCTGGCGGGCGTCGCCAATCGGGCCGCCATCCACTACACTGGGGAGAGTCAACTGCGTGAG GTTCTGCAGAACCTCGGCAAAGACAAGTTCCTCCCTCAGTCCTTTGAGCAGGTGGGAACTCGCATCGCCAAAGTGCTGGAGAAG AACCAGACATCGTGGGTGTTATCCAGCATGGCGGCGCTGTACTGGAGGGTGAAAGGTCAAGGCAAGAGAGCCATCGACTGTCTGCGTCAGGCTCTCAACTACGCCCCCCACAACATGAAG GATGTTCCCCTCATCAGCCTGGCCAACATCTTCCAGAACGCTCGGCTGTGGGAAGACGCCCTTACAGTCGCCCGCATGGCTGTGGAGATCGCCCCGCACTTTGTGGTGAACCACTTCACGCTGGCCAACGTCTACATAGCGATG GAGGAGTTCGAGAAAGCCATGCGCTGGTACGAGTCCACCCTGAAGCTGCAACCCGAGTTCGCCCCGGCCAAAGATCGCCTGAGGACCATCCAGTGTTACCTGCTCACCAAGAGGGAACGCCGTCAGCCCTGA